The following proteins are co-located in the Bombus pascuorum chromosome 3, iyBomPasc1.1, whole genome shotgun sequence genome:
- the LOC132904824 gene encoding GTPase-activating protein skywalker isoform X4, with protein MLVTQTPSSTDNLPNMLPVLEEEADVDVDDAFPPHVDTTNIVIQPESPTSKKQTLKTFNEVNALLQAGRKREAKMIIRENAWPLNNGIRAQLWPALCNQHAHGKNMLDGFYWDMVNQVFGTTELPEKSIMLPPFVDSTHCLSYHLTRKGRSVADRIVSVLGYACPDITYSPSLYPITALLLHFMPEEECYHCMASLVAAKDKMFITQTKLLYEVTWKTVEQITKKHVKSAAVHLARHCSGSRAERIYMDWMWWILQLLPFQHLVRVMDCFLHEGIKVFYRVAMAIVLLFYKHSSLQNSEWMNEISKNGIDAALSKFCRQTPVTPAKFLRTAFGIRGLSSAYISRVFLRTEMALKSKSVISGSKSLARSRSTDNLPTSQSQVNIQMMSHTLTIRELFTLWSWLPMRITMYQPILLYTTEEHGCSLTTFYVRVEQHEPTLLMIKTCNNEVFGAYCSTRWCERNLKNDKGQRQAYFGTGETFLFSLYPERAKYPWVGMDSSHNDSKVHHSAELFMAADSKMITIGGGDGQAIWMDENIRFGKTDRCSTFNNPPLCASGDFEIRVLEVYGFAGA; from the exons ATGTTAGTCACACAGACACCCTCCTCGACGGACAATCTGCCGAATATGCTGCCGGTACTCGAGGAGGAGGCGGATGTCGATGTCGACGACGCATTCCCGCCGCACGTCGACACGACGAACATCGTCATACAGCCAGAGTCGCCCACCAGCAAGAAGCAAACGCTGAAGACCTTCAACGAGGTCAATGCGCTTCTCCAGGCCGGCAGAAAGAGGGAGGCTAAGATGATCATAAGGGAAAACGCGTGGCCATTGAACAACGGGATCAGAGCGCAATTGTGGCCAGCCCTTTGCAACCAACACGCACATGGGAAAAACATGCTCGATGGATTCTATTGGGATATGGTCAATCAAGTATTTGGAACTACAG AACTACCGGAAAAATCAATCATGCTACCACCGTTCGTGGACAGCACTCATTGCCTGTCGTACCACCTGACGAGAAAAGGCAGGAGCGTTGCGGACAGGATTGTGTCTGTGCTGGGATACGCTTGTCCTGATATCACCTACAGTCCTTCTCTTTATCCCATCACGGCTCTTCTACTACACTTTATGCCAG AGGAGGAGTGTTATCATTGTATGGCCAGCTTGGTCGCCGCTAAAGACAAGATGTTCATTACGCAAACGAAACTCCTCTACGAGGTTACCTGGAAAACCGTCGAACAAATCACTAAAAAGCACGTG aaATCGGCAGCGGTACATTTGGCGAGGCACTGTTCTGGATCGAGAGCAGAAAGAATTTACATGGATTGGATGTGGTGGATTTTGCAGCTTCTTCCTTTCCAGCATTTAGTCAGGGTTATGGACTGTTTCCTTCACGAAGGCATCAAG GTCTTCTATCGTGTAGCAATGGctatagttttattattctataagCATTCATCGCTGCAAAACTCTGAATGGATGaacgaaatttcgaagaaCGGTATTGACGCTGCTCTCTCGAAATTCTGCAGACAAACACCG GTAACACCAGCTAAATTTTTACGTACAGCATTTGGGATACGTGGACTCAGCTCAGCATACATATCAAGGGTATTTTTACGCACAGAAATGGCTCTAAAAAGTAAAAGCGTTATATCGGGATCCAAATCATTGGCTAGATCACGATCCACAGACAATTTGCCGACGAGTCAGTCTCAAGTCAACATTCAGATGATGTCGCACACGCTCACCATACGAGAA TTATTCACGTTATGGTCCTGGCTGCCTATGCGGATCACCATGTATCAACCAATCCTATTGTATACAACAGAAGAGCATGGTTGTTCCTTGACAACGTTTTATGTAAGGGTAGAACAACATGAACCAACCCTCTTAATGATAAAAACATGTAACAATGAA GTATTTGGTGCCTACTGCTCCACAAGATGGTGTGAACGTAActtgaaaaatgataaaggacaaagacaagCTTATTTTGGAACAGGTGAAACCTTCTTATTCAGTTTATATCCTGAACGAGCAAAATACCCTTGGGTGGGTATGGATTCTTCGCACAATGATTCTAAAGTCCATCATTCAGCTGAACTGTTTATGGCGGCAGATTCCAAAATGATAACAATTGGAGGAGG aGACGGTCAAGCGATATGGATGGATGAAAATATAAGATTCGGTAAAACAGATCGGTGCTCTACATTCAATAATCCACCCCTTTGTGCCAGCGGCGATTTTGAGATTAGGGTACTAGAAGTATATGGATTTGCTGGTGCTTGA
- the LOC132904824 gene encoding GTPase-activating protein skywalker isoform X1 — translation MLVTQTPSSTDNLPNMLPVLEEEADVDVDDAFPPHVDTTNIVIQPESPTSKKQTLKTFNEVNALLQAGRKREAKMIIRENAWPLNNGIRAQLWPALCNQHAHGKNMLDGFYWDMVNQVFGTTELPEKSIMLPPFVDSTHCLSYHLTRKGRSVADRIVSVLGYACPDITYSPSLYPITALLLHFMPEEECYHCMASLVAAKDKMFITQTKLLYEVTWKTVEQITKKHVKSAAVHLARHCSGSRAERIYMDWMWWILQLLPFQHLVRVMDCFLHEGIKVFYRVAMAIVLLFYKHSSLQNSEWMNEISKNGIDAALSKFCRQTPVTPAKFLRTAFGIRGLSSAYISRVFLRTEMALKSKSVISGSKSLARSRSTDNLPTSQSQVNIQMMSHTLTIREKECEDTYKDRGAHSPGPRALSMGVYPIQSICSQILDMPDLFTLWSWLPMRITMYQPILLYTTEEHGCSLTTFYVRVEQHEPTLLMIKTCNNEVFGAYCSTRWCERNLKNDKGQRQAYFGTGETFLFSLYPERAKYPWVGMDSSHNDSKVHHSAELFMAADSKMITIGGGDGQAIWMDENIRFGKTDRCSTFNNPPLCASGDFEIRVLEVYGFAGA, via the exons ATGTTAGTCACACAGACACCCTCCTCGACGGACAATCTGCCGAATATGCTGCCGGTACTCGAGGAGGAGGCGGATGTCGATGTCGACGACGCATTCCCGCCGCACGTCGACACGACGAACATCGTCATACAGCCAGAGTCGCCCACCAGCAAGAAGCAAACGCTGAAGACCTTCAACGAGGTCAATGCGCTTCTCCAGGCCGGCAGAAAGAGGGAGGCTAAGATGATCATAAGGGAAAACGCGTGGCCATTGAACAACGGGATCAGAGCGCAATTGTGGCCAGCCCTTTGCAACCAACACGCACATGGGAAAAACATGCTCGATGGATTCTATTGGGATATGGTCAATCAAGTATTTGGAACTACAG AACTACCGGAAAAATCAATCATGCTACCACCGTTCGTGGACAGCACTCATTGCCTGTCGTACCACCTGACGAGAAAAGGCAGGAGCGTTGCGGACAGGATTGTGTCTGTGCTGGGATACGCTTGTCCTGATATCACCTACAGTCCTTCTCTTTATCCCATCACGGCTCTTCTACTACACTTTATGCCAG AGGAGGAGTGTTATCATTGTATGGCCAGCTTGGTCGCCGCTAAAGACAAGATGTTCATTACGCAAACGAAACTCCTCTACGAGGTTACCTGGAAAACCGTCGAACAAATCACTAAAAAGCACGTG aaATCGGCAGCGGTACATTTGGCGAGGCACTGTTCTGGATCGAGAGCAGAAAGAATTTACATGGATTGGATGTGGTGGATTTTGCAGCTTCTTCCTTTCCAGCATTTAGTCAGGGTTATGGACTGTTTCCTTCACGAAGGCATCAAG GTCTTCTATCGTGTAGCAATGGctatagttttattattctataagCATTCATCGCTGCAAAACTCTGAATGGATGaacgaaatttcgaagaaCGGTATTGACGCTGCTCTCTCGAAATTCTGCAGACAAACACCG GTAACACCAGCTAAATTTTTACGTACAGCATTTGGGATACGTGGACTCAGCTCAGCATACATATCAAGGGTATTTTTACGCACAGAAATGGCTCTAAAAAGTAAAAGCGTTATATCGGGATCCAAATCATTGGCTAGATCACGATCCACAGACAATTTGCCGACGAGTCAGTCTCAAGTCAACATTCAGATGATGTCGCACACGCTCACCATACGAGAA AAAGAGTGTGAAGACACATACAAAGACAGG GGTGCACACAGTCCTGGACCGCGTGCTCTGTCAATGGGGGTTTATCCCATACAAAGCATATGCTCCCAGATTCTAGATATGCCTGAT TTATTCACGTTATGGTCCTGGCTGCCTATGCGGATCACCATGTATCAACCAATCCTATTGTATACAACAGAAGAGCATGGTTGTTCCTTGACAACGTTTTATGTAAGGGTAGAACAACATGAACCAACCCTCTTAATGATAAAAACATGTAACAATGAA GTATTTGGTGCCTACTGCTCCACAAGATGGTGTGAACGTAActtgaaaaatgataaaggacaaagacaagCTTATTTTGGAACAGGTGAAACCTTCTTATTCAGTTTATATCCTGAACGAGCAAAATACCCTTGGGTGGGTATGGATTCTTCGCACAATGATTCTAAAGTCCATCATTCAGCTGAACTGTTTATGGCGGCAGATTCCAAAATGATAACAATTGGAGGAGG aGACGGTCAAGCGATATGGATGGATGAAAATATAAGATTCGGTAAAACAGATCGGTGCTCTACATTCAATAATCCACCCCTTTGTGCCAGCGGCGATTTTGAGATTAGGGTACTAGAAGTATATGGATTTGCTGGTGCTTGA
- the LOC132904824 gene encoding GTPase-activating protein skywalker isoform X2, whose product MLVTQTPSSTDNLPNMLPVLEEEADVDVDDAFPPHVDTTNIVIQPESPTSKKQTLKTFNEVNALLQAGRKREAKMIIRENAWPLNNGIRAQLWPALCNQHAHGKNMLDGFYWDMVNQVFGTTELPEKSIMLPPFVDSTHCLSYHLTRKGRSVADRIVSVLGYACPDITYSPSLYPITALLLHFMPEEECYHCMASLVAAKDKMFITQTKLLYEVTWKTVEQITKKHVKSAAVHLARHCSGSRAERIYMDWMWWILQLLPFQHLVRVMDCFLHEGIKVFYRVAMAIVLLFYKHSSLQNSEWMNEISKNGIDAALSKFCRQTPVTPAKFLRTAFGIRGLSSAYISRVFLRTEMALKSKSVISGSKSLARSRSTDNLPTSQSQVNIQMMSHTLTIREGAHSPGPRALSMGVYPIQSICSQILDMPDLFTLWSWLPMRITMYQPILLYTTEEHGCSLTTFYVRVEQHEPTLLMIKTCNNEVFGAYCSTRWCERNLKNDKGQRQAYFGTGETFLFSLYPERAKYPWVGMDSSHNDSKVHHSAELFMAADSKMITIGGGDGQAIWMDENIRFGKTDRCSTFNNPPLCASGDFEIRVLEVYGFAGA is encoded by the exons ATGTTAGTCACACAGACACCCTCCTCGACGGACAATCTGCCGAATATGCTGCCGGTACTCGAGGAGGAGGCGGATGTCGATGTCGACGACGCATTCCCGCCGCACGTCGACACGACGAACATCGTCATACAGCCAGAGTCGCCCACCAGCAAGAAGCAAACGCTGAAGACCTTCAACGAGGTCAATGCGCTTCTCCAGGCCGGCAGAAAGAGGGAGGCTAAGATGATCATAAGGGAAAACGCGTGGCCATTGAACAACGGGATCAGAGCGCAATTGTGGCCAGCCCTTTGCAACCAACACGCACATGGGAAAAACATGCTCGATGGATTCTATTGGGATATGGTCAATCAAGTATTTGGAACTACAG AACTACCGGAAAAATCAATCATGCTACCACCGTTCGTGGACAGCACTCATTGCCTGTCGTACCACCTGACGAGAAAAGGCAGGAGCGTTGCGGACAGGATTGTGTCTGTGCTGGGATACGCTTGTCCTGATATCACCTACAGTCCTTCTCTTTATCCCATCACGGCTCTTCTACTACACTTTATGCCAG AGGAGGAGTGTTATCATTGTATGGCCAGCTTGGTCGCCGCTAAAGACAAGATGTTCATTACGCAAACGAAACTCCTCTACGAGGTTACCTGGAAAACCGTCGAACAAATCACTAAAAAGCACGTG aaATCGGCAGCGGTACATTTGGCGAGGCACTGTTCTGGATCGAGAGCAGAAAGAATTTACATGGATTGGATGTGGTGGATTTTGCAGCTTCTTCCTTTCCAGCATTTAGTCAGGGTTATGGACTGTTTCCTTCACGAAGGCATCAAG GTCTTCTATCGTGTAGCAATGGctatagttttattattctataagCATTCATCGCTGCAAAACTCTGAATGGATGaacgaaatttcgaagaaCGGTATTGACGCTGCTCTCTCGAAATTCTGCAGACAAACACCG GTAACACCAGCTAAATTTTTACGTACAGCATTTGGGATACGTGGACTCAGCTCAGCATACATATCAAGGGTATTTTTACGCACAGAAATGGCTCTAAAAAGTAAAAGCGTTATATCGGGATCCAAATCATTGGCTAGATCACGATCCACAGACAATTTGCCGACGAGTCAGTCTCAAGTCAACATTCAGATGATGTCGCACACGCTCACCATACGAGAA GGTGCACACAGTCCTGGACCGCGTGCTCTGTCAATGGGGGTTTATCCCATACAAAGCATATGCTCCCAGATTCTAGATATGCCTGAT TTATTCACGTTATGGTCCTGGCTGCCTATGCGGATCACCATGTATCAACCAATCCTATTGTATACAACAGAAGAGCATGGTTGTTCCTTGACAACGTTTTATGTAAGGGTAGAACAACATGAACCAACCCTCTTAATGATAAAAACATGTAACAATGAA GTATTTGGTGCCTACTGCTCCACAAGATGGTGTGAACGTAActtgaaaaatgataaaggacaaagacaagCTTATTTTGGAACAGGTGAAACCTTCTTATTCAGTTTATATCCTGAACGAGCAAAATACCCTTGGGTGGGTATGGATTCTTCGCACAATGATTCTAAAGTCCATCATTCAGCTGAACTGTTTATGGCGGCAGATTCCAAAATGATAACAATTGGAGGAGG aGACGGTCAAGCGATATGGATGGATGAAAATATAAGATTCGGTAAAACAGATCGGTGCTCTACATTCAATAATCCACCCCTTTGTGCCAGCGGCGATTTTGAGATTAGGGTACTAGAAGTATATGGATTTGCTGGTGCTTGA
- the LOC132904824 gene encoding GTPase-activating protein skywalker isoform X3 has protein sequence MLVTQTPSSTDNLPNMLPVLEEEADVDVDDAFPPHVDTTNIVIQPESPTSKKQTLKTFNEVNALLQAGRKREAKMIIRENAWPLNNGIRAQLWPALCNQHAHGKNMLDGFYWDMVNQVFGTTELPEKSIMLPPFVDSTHCLSYHLTRKGRSVADRIVSVLGYACPDITYSPSLYPITALLLHFMPEEECYHCMASLVAAKDKMFITQTKLLYEVTWKTVEQITKKHVKSAAVHLARHCSGSRAERIYMDWMWWILQLLPFQHLVRVMDCFLHEGIKVFYRVAMAIVLLFYKHSSLQNSEWMNEISKNGIDAALSKFCRQTPVTPAKFLRTAFGIRGLSSAYISRVFLRTEMALKSKSVISGSKSLARSRSTDNLPTSQSQVNIQMMSHTLTIREKECEDTYKDRLFTLWSWLPMRITMYQPILLYTTEEHGCSLTTFYVRVEQHEPTLLMIKTCNNEVFGAYCSTRWCERNLKNDKGQRQAYFGTGETFLFSLYPERAKYPWVGMDSSHNDSKVHHSAELFMAADSKMITIGGGDGQAIWMDENIRFGKTDRCSTFNNPPLCASGDFEIRVLEVYGFAGA, from the exons ATGTTAGTCACACAGACACCCTCCTCGACGGACAATCTGCCGAATATGCTGCCGGTACTCGAGGAGGAGGCGGATGTCGATGTCGACGACGCATTCCCGCCGCACGTCGACACGACGAACATCGTCATACAGCCAGAGTCGCCCACCAGCAAGAAGCAAACGCTGAAGACCTTCAACGAGGTCAATGCGCTTCTCCAGGCCGGCAGAAAGAGGGAGGCTAAGATGATCATAAGGGAAAACGCGTGGCCATTGAACAACGGGATCAGAGCGCAATTGTGGCCAGCCCTTTGCAACCAACACGCACATGGGAAAAACATGCTCGATGGATTCTATTGGGATATGGTCAATCAAGTATTTGGAACTACAG AACTACCGGAAAAATCAATCATGCTACCACCGTTCGTGGACAGCACTCATTGCCTGTCGTACCACCTGACGAGAAAAGGCAGGAGCGTTGCGGACAGGATTGTGTCTGTGCTGGGATACGCTTGTCCTGATATCACCTACAGTCCTTCTCTTTATCCCATCACGGCTCTTCTACTACACTTTATGCCAG AGGAGGAGTGTTATCATTGTATGGCCAGCTTGGTCGCCGCTAAAGACAAGATGTTCATTACGCAAACGAAACTCCTCTACGAGGTTACCTGGAAAACCGTCGAACAAATCACTAAAAAGCACGTG aaATCGGCAGCGGTACATTTGGCGAGGCACTGTTCTGGATCGAGAGCAGAAAGAATTTACATGGATTGGATGTGGTGGATTTTGCAGCTTCTTCCTTTCCAGCATTTAGTCAGGGTTATGGACTGTTTCCTTCACGAAGGCATCAAG GTCTTCTATCGTGTAGCAATGGctatagttttattattctataagCATTCATCGCTGCAAAACTCTGAATGGATGaacgaaatttcgaagaaCGGTATTGACGCTGCTCTCTCGAAATTCTGCAGACAAACACCG GTAACACCAGCTAAATTTTTACGTACAGCATTTGGGATACGTGGACTCAGCTCAGCATACATATCAAGGGTATTTTTACGCACAGAAATGGCTCTAAAAAGTAAAAGCGTTATATCGGGATCCAAATCATTGGCTAGATCACGATCCACAGACAATTTGCCGACGAGTCAGTCTCAAGTCAACATTCAGATGATGTCGCACACGCTCACCATACGAGAA AAAGAGTGTGAAGACACATACAAAGACAGG TTATTCACGTTATGGTCCTGGCTGCCTATGCGGATCACCATGTATCAACCAATCCTATTGTATACAACAGAAGAGCATGGTTGTTCCTTGACAACGTTTTATGTAAGGGTAGAACAACATGAACCAACCCTCTTAATGATAAAAACATGTAACAATGAA GTATTTGGTGCCTACTGCTCCACAAGATGGTGTGAACGTAActtgaaaaatgataaaggacaaagacaagCTTATTTTGGAACAGGTGAAACCTTCTTATTCAGTTTATATCCTGAACGAGCAAAATACCCTTGGGTGGGTATGGATTCTTCGCACAATGATTCTAAAGTCCATCATTCAGCTGAACTGTTTATGGCGGCAGATTCCAAAATGATAACAATTGGAGGAGG aGACGGTCAAGCGATATGGATGGATGAAAATATAAGATTCGGTAAAACAGATCGGTGCTCTACATTCAATAATCCACCCCTTTGTGCCAGCGGCGATTTTGAGATTAGGGTACTAGAAGTATATGGATTTGCTGGTGCTTGA